A genomic segment from Leptolyngbya boryana PCC 6306 encodes:
- a CDS encoding response regulator codes for MSANSRVILLVEDNPDDEALAMRALKRHHIGNEIIVARDGVEALDYLFGTGLYAGRDITFKPSVVLLDLKLPRIDGLEVLRRLRESEPTKLLPVVILTTSSEEQDLLDSYSLGCNSYIRKPVDFLQFSEAIRQLGMYWLLMNEPPPV; via the coding sequence ATGAGTGCGAATAGCAGAGTGATCCTGTTGGTCGAAGATAATCCGGATGACGAAGCTCTAGCAATGCGAGCACTCAAACGGCATCATATCGGTAATGAAATTATTGTCGCAAGAGATGGAGTAGAAGCTTTAGATTATCTGTTTGGAACCGGGCTGTATGCAGGACGGGATATTACATTCAAGCCCTCAGTCGTCCTCCTCGATCTCAAACTTCCTCGAATTGACGGACTGGAAGTTTTACGCCGTCTGCGAGAAAGTGAACCGACCAAATTATTGCCTGTAGTGATCTTAACGACATCGAGTGAAGAACAGGATTTACTCGATAGTTATAGCTTGGGTTGCAATAGCTACATTCGCAAACCAGTTGATTTTCTGCAATTCTCCGAAGCGATTCGGCAATTGGGCATGTACTGGTTACTGATGAATGAACCCCCCCCTGTTTAG
- a CDS encoding GAF domain-containing protein, producing MDSEVLTKLKSLCRDEAAFEQLRQTLADKIQPLEQQINQANFLVERQKALFHVIARLREPLDLETIFQSTAAEVRQLLGADRVGVFRFYPDCGWNDGEFVSEDVDPEFSSAIAQKIHDHCFGDQFAAHYQQGRIQNVTDIDTAGLSDCHRQILAQFQVRANLVVPLLQGRNLWGLLCIHQCRAPRQWQSTEIEFVQQIANHLAVALQHAELLAELRAEVTERQQAEQRAQKLNQGLQQAILELKAVNAELEAFSYSVSHDLRAPLRSIDGFSQALLEDCFEQLDPSGQDYLRRIRSATQRMGHLIDDLLTLSRVTRSDMRKDTLDLSQVASRICTQLQQASPQRQIEVQVHPGLTAYGDTRLIQVVLDNLLNNAWKFTEKQAQAKIEFGMILQDNGIPLYFVRDNGVGFDPAFLDKLFKPFQRLHSMVEFPGNGVGLATVQRIIHRHGGRVWAEGALDQGATFYFTLIEEKPSA from the coding sequence ATGGATTCAGAAGTCTTGACAAAACTGAAAAGCTTGTGCCGAGATGAAGCCGCATTTGAGCAACTCCGACAAACCCTCGCTGACAAAATTCAGCCTTTAGAACAGCAGATCAATCAGGCAAATTTTTTAGTTGAGCGGCAGAAGGCTCTGTTTCATGTCATCGCCCGCTTACGCGAGCCCCTTGATCTCGAAACAATTTTTCAATCAACCGCAGCCGAAGTCCGGCAATTGCTCGGAGCCGATCGCGTTGGCGTATTTCGCTTCTATCCTGATTGCGGTTGGAATGATGGAGAATTTGTTTCAGAAGATGTTGATCCTGAGTTTTCTTCCGCGATCGCCCAAAAAATCCACGATCACTGCTTCGGCGACCAGTTCGCAGCACATTACCAACAAGGGCGCATCCAAAATGTAACCGACATCGACACAGCAGGATTAAGCGATTGTCACAGACAAATTTTGGCTCAATTTCAAGTGCGAGCCAACCTCGTCGTGCCGCTTCTGCAAGGTCGCAATCTATGGGGATTACTCTGTATTCATCAATGCCGCGCTCCGCGCCAGTGGCAATCGACAGAGATCGAGTTTGTGCAACAAATCGCCAATCACCTCGCAGTTGCCCTGCAACATGCAGAACTGCTGGCAGAATTGCGCGCAGAAGTCACGGAGCGCCAGCAAGCTGAACAACGCGCCCAAAAACTCAACCAAGGGTTACAACAAGCCATTCTTGAACTTAAAGCAGTCAATGCAGAATTAGAAGCCTTTAGCTATTCTGTTTCGCACGATTTGCGCGCCCCTTTACGCAGCATTGATGGCTTCAGTCAGGCATTACTAGAAGATTGCTTCGAGCAACTCGATCCGAGCGGGCAAGATTATTTGCGTCGTATCCGCTCTGCCACTCAGCGCATGGGACACTTGATTGATGATCTCCTGACGCTATCGCGAGTCACTCGCAGTGATATGCGAAAAGACACCCTTGATCTCAGCCAAGTTGCCAGCCGGATCTGCACTCAGTTACAGCAAGCCTCTCCGCAACGACAAATAGAAGTTCAGGTACACCCGGGATTGACCGCTTATGGAGATACCCGTCTGATCCAAGTTGTCTTAGACAATTTATTAAATAATGCTTGGAAATTTACTGAAAAGCAGGCACAAGCCAAAATTGAATTTGGCATGATTCTACAAGACAACGGTATCCCCCTCTACTTTGTCCGAGATAATGGAGTTGGCTTTGACCCAGCGTTTCTTGATAAATTATTTAAGCCGTTTCAGCGGTTACACAGCATGGTTGAATTTCCGGGTAATGGAGTCGGACTCGCGACTGTACAGCGCATCATTCATCGTCATGGCGGTCGCGTCTGGGCAGAAGGAGCCTTAGATCAAGGCGCAACTTTCTATTTCACATTAATAGAGGAGAAACCCAGCGCATGA
- the psb34 gene encoding photosystem II assembly protein Psb34, which yields MYTTRNEDGILNNYASEPVMYFAESPSFEQQQNYAFQGAIAFLLVAFTFLTAFAAS from the coding sequence ATGTATACGACTCGGAATGAAGACGGAATCTTGAACAACTACGCTTCGGAACCTGTGATGTATTTCGCTGAATCTCCTTCTTTCGAGCAACAGCAGAACTACGCTTTTCAAGGTGCGATCGCATTCCTACTCGTTGCCTTCACGTTTCTCACTGCGTTTGCTGCAAGCTAA
- the trmB gene encoding tRNA (guanosine(46)-N7)-methyltransferase TrmB: MAIVRVREHVNPLSRRYQTPTPAPDWNQVFSDLSRPLHLDIGCGRGVFLLKMAEQHPDWNYLGLEIREPIVQQALEWRDEAGLKNLHYIFCNVSNSLHPMLASLPTGVLARVSIQFPDPWFKRKHQKRRVVQPEIVTTLAEFMKSDTTVFLQSDILEVAQKMVDRFAESPNFVRTSSEWLAENPLPIPTERELMVMSFGDPIYRAIFRKV; the protein is encoded by the coding sequence GTGGCGATCGTTCGAGTTCGAGAGCATGTAAATCCGCTGAGCCGGAGATATCAAACCCCCACGCCTGCGCCAGACTGGAATCAGGTTTTTTCAGATCTGTCGCGCCCTTTGCATTTGGATATTGGCTGTGGGCGAGGGGTGTTTTTGCTGAAAATGGCAGAGCAACACCCGGATTGGAATTATTTGGGGTTAGAGATTCGAGAGCCGATTGTTCAACAAGCCTTAGAGTGGCGAGACGAAGCGGGCTTGAAAAATTTGCATTACATTTTTTGCAATGTGAGTAACTCGCTGCATCCGATGTTGGCATCTTTGCCGACAGGTGTGCTTGCGCGGGTGTCGATTCAGTTTCCTGATCCTTGGTTTAAGCGGAAACACCAAAAGCGTCGAGTTGTACAGCCGGAAATTGTTACAACTTTGGCGGAATTTATGAAGTCGGATACAACCGTGTTTCTGCAATCAGACATCCTGGAAGTTGCGCAGAAAATGGTTGATCGATTTGCAGAGTCACCCAATTTTGTGCGCACCAGTTCAGAGTGGCTCGCTGAGAATCCGTTACCGATTCCAACAGAGCGAGAACTGATGGTGATGTCCTTTGGAGATCCGATCTACCGAGCGATTTTTCGGAAAGTTTGA
- a CDS encoding FIST signal transduction protein, with protein MTESLKSSMRWASALSTRPFLEAAVEEVVTQAQATLQASIDLGIIFISSAFASEYSRLLPLFREKLPGVPLIGCSGGGIIGMTQRGKVREVEGEPSLSLMLGHLPNVKVQPFYISAGDLPDLDSPPDTWTDLIGVPTSDSPNFIVLADLPRVNDLLQGLDFAYPSAPKVGGLASAGTLGGSTGLFGDRFYREGAVGVALSGNIVMETIVAQGCRPIGKPYWVTEGERNVLLAMQEDDGSGVPSDRCGVKRSPLEQLQELVQGLSEEDQQLAQQNHIFVGVAQNGFKQTLEPGDFLIRNLLGVDPRVGAIAIGDLIRPGQRIQFHLRDAETSAEDLDLFLRRYMQTSQSDPSPTGALMFSCLGRGEGLYGEPNFDSQLVNEYLQELPIAGFFCSGEIGPVGGSTFLHGYTSVFGICREKE; from the coding sequence ATGACCGAATCTCTCAAATCATCCATGCGATGGGCAAGCGCCTTGTCAACTCGCCCATTCCTAGAAGCTGCGGTCGAAGAAGTTGTGACTCAAGCACAGGCAACCTTGCAAGCTTCAATTGATTTGGGGATTATTTTTATCTCATCTGCCTTTGCCAGTGAGTACTCTCGATTGTTGCCTTTATTTCGAGAAAAATTGCCGGGTGTGCCGCTGATTGGATGTAGCGGGGGCGGCATTATCGGAATGACACAGCGGGGAAAAGTGCGGGAAGTCGAAGGGGAGCCTTCGCTGAGCCTGATGCTTGGGCATTTACCGAACGTGAAGGTGCAGCCGTTTTACATTTCGGCAGGGGATTTACCGGATTTGGATAGTCCGCCGGATACTTGGACAGATTTAATCGGGGTTCCGACATCAGATTCGCCAAATTTCATCGTGCTCGCAGATTTGCCGCGAGTCAACGATCTACTGCAAGGGTTAGATTTTGCTTATCCTAGTGCGCCGAAAGTCGGCGGGTTGGCAAGTGCGGGAACGTTAGGGGGATCGACCGGATTGTTTGGCGATCGCTTTTATCGAGAAGGCGCGGTTGGCGTTGCGCTGAGCGGCAATATTGTCATGGAAACGATCGTCGCTCAGGGTTGCCGTCCGATTGGTAAACCGTATTGGGTAACCGAAGGCGAGCGCAATGTCTTGCTGGCAATGCAAGAAGACGATGGCTCAGGAGTGCCGTCTGATCGCTGTGGTGTGAAGCGATCTCCCTTGGAACAGTTGCAAGAGTTAGTGCAGGGATTGAGCGAAGAAGATCAGCAGCTCGCACAGCAGAATCACATTTTTGTGGGTGTGGCGCAGAACGGATTTAAGCAGACCTTGGAACCTGGGGATTTTTTGATTCGGAATTTATTAGGCGTTGATCCGAGAGTGGGCGCGATCGCAATTGGCGATTTGATTCGTCCCGGTCAACGGATTCAGTTTCACTTGAGAGATGCAGAAACTTCCGCAGAAGATTTGGATTTGTTCCTGCGGCGATATATGCAGACGAGCCAATCTGATCCGAGTCCGACGGGAGCCTTAATGTTTTCGTGTTTGGGACGGGGCGAAGGGCTGTATGGAGAACCGAATTTTGATTCGCAATTGGTGAATGAGTACTTGCAAGAACTGCCGATCGCGGGTTTTTTCTGTAGCGGTGAAATTGGGCCTGTGGGAGGGAGTACATTCTTACATGGCTATACGTCAGTTTTTGGAATTTGTCGGGAGAAGGAATAG
- a CDS encoding Calvin cycle protein CP12 encodes MSNIEKQIEVERDNARKECDINGANSAECAAAWDVVEELQAEAAHQRESSKPKNNFEKYCDDNPDALECRVYDD; translated from the coding sequence ATGAGCAATATTGAAAAGCAGATTGAAGTCGAGCGTGATAATGCTCGCAAAGAGTGTGACATCAACGGTGCGAACTCGGCTGAGTGTGCGGCTGCTTGGGATGTAGTCGAAGAACTACAGGCTGAAGCGGCTCACCAGCGCGAAAGCAGCAAGCCCAAGAACAACTTTGAAAAATACTGCGACGATAATCCTGATGCACTAGAATGCCGCGTGTACGACGACTAA
- the larE gene encoding ATP-dependent sacrificial sulfur transferase LarE, with the protein MYEKLDLLKALFVEMDQALVAYSGGIDSTLVAKVAFDVLGDRAIAVTAESPSLLPEDLEDARIQAAEIGITHKIVQTHELENPNYASNPVNRCYFCKSELHDTLKPLAHEWGYPYVVDGVNADDLHDYRPGIQAAKERGARSPLAEIGITKAQVRAIAKHLGLSYWDKPAQPCLSSRFPYGEEITIAKLQRVGRAEVYLRKLGWSNIRVRSEGDTARIEVMPDQVKEFVVQTDLSTLVEAFQSLGFLYVTLDLEGYRSGKLNQVLQFTADRTP; encoded by the coding sequence ATGTACGAGAAATTAGACCTGCTAAAAGCGCTCTTCGTCGAGATGGATCAAGCCCTAGTCGCGTATTCGGGCGGGATCGATAGTACGCTTGTGGCAAAAGTTGCCTTTGATGTTTTGGGCGATCGTGCCATTGCTGTGACTGCCGAATCCCCGTCTCTCCTGCCCGAAGATCTTGAAGATGCTCGCATTCAAGCTGCTGAGATTGGCATTACTCACAAGATCGTTCAAACTCACGAATTAGAAAACCCCAATTATGCTTCTAATCCGGTCAATCGCTGTTATTTCTGTAAAAGCGAATTGCACGATACATTAAAGCCTCTCGCACATGAATGGGGTTATCCTTACGTGGTCGATGGTGTGAATGCAGATGATTTGCATGATTATCGTCCTGGCATTCAAGCTGCAAAAGAGCGAGGCGCACGATCTCCTTTAGCCGAAATTGGCATCACAAAAGCTCAAGTTCGAGCGATTGCGAAACATCTCGGATTGTCATATTGGGACAAACCTGCCCAACCTTGTTTGAGTTCACGGTTTCCCTATGGTGAGGAAATTACGATCGCGAAACTGCAACGAGTTGGACGGGCTGAAGTGTATTTAAGAAAACTGGGCTGGTCGAATATTCGAGTGCGATCGGAGGGTGACACGGCTCGGATTGAAGTCATGCCCGATCAAGTTAAAGAATTCGTTGTTCAGACGGATCTTTCAACGCTGGTCGAGGCATTTCAGTCTCTGGGCTTTTTATATGTCACCCTCGATTTAGAAGGCTACCGGAGCGGCAAACTCAATCAAGTTCTGCAATTTACGGCTGACCGCACGCCTTAA
- a CDS encoding vitamin K epoxide reductase family protein yields MTRRRSTPWIHRAARPLIGAIAGLGILNTGYITFNKLSSATVACPTSGCERVLESPYAVLFGLPLSLYGLLAYIGMAVLALAPLLVNPEEKKSLRTNLENQTWLLLFAGATAMLLFSGYLMYIMFSKFVSQFGVNGICYFCLASATFATLMFVLTLIGRDWNDRGQLFFLGTIVAMITLIGSIAWGASIGRGPIDAATITDAAGNPYFVVNNTSGQAEIGLAKHLKQTGATMYGAYWCPHCCEQKQFFGKEALADFPYVECAEGGKEAQIETCQKVLGEAESQLNQKPGYPTWQINGKFYSGRQTPQQLASASGYTGPQDFKNAFKACGQP; encoded by the coding sequence ATGACTCGCCGACGTTCTACCCCTTGGATACACCGTGCCGCTCGCCCGCTGATTGGCGCGATCGCAGGGCTTGGCATTCTCAACACGGGCTATATCACCTTTAACAAATTGTCTAGCGCCACGGTGGCATGTCCGACCAGTGGATGTGAACGGGTGCTGGAAAGCCCCTATGCCGTCTTATTCGGGCTGCCCCTTTCTCTGTATGGATTATTGGCATACATCGGAATGGCAGTACTTGCCTTGGCTCCCTTGCTGGTGAATCCTGAAGAGAAGAAATCGCTCCGCACCAATTTAGAGAATCAAACTTGGCTGCTGCTGTTTGCAGGCGCAACTGCAATGTTGCTGTTTAGCGGCTACCTGATGTACATCATGTTCTCCAAATTTGTGTCGCAGTTTGGAGTTAATGGAATTTGTTATTTCTGTCTGGCTTCAGCCACGTTTGCCACATTGATGTTCGTATTGACGCTGATTGGGCGAGATTGGAACGATCGTGGACAGTTATTTTTCCTGGGCACAATCGTCGCCATGATTACTCTCATTGGCTCGATCGCTTGGGGCGCTTCGATTGGCAGAGGTCCGATCGATGCCGCAACCATTACAGATGCGGCAGGCAATCCTTATTTTGTTGTCAATAACACGTCTGGACAAGCCGAAATTGGATTAGCGAAACACTTGAAGCAAACTGGAGCCACGATGTATGGGGCTTATTGGTGTCCGCATTGCTGTGAACAGAAACAATTCTTTGGCAAAGAAGCTCTCGCAGATTTTCCTTACGTCGAGTGTGCAGAAGGTGGCAAAGAGGCTCAAATTGAGACTTGCCAGAAAGTGTTAGGCGAAGCTGAAAGTCAATTGAATCAGAAACCTGGATACCCAACTTGGCAAATTAATGGCAAATTCTATAGCGGTCGGCAAACTCCTCAGCAGTTAGCCTCTGCGTCTGGATATACCGGACCGCAAGACTTCAAGAATGCATTTAAGGCGTGCGGTCAGCCGTAA
- a CDS encoding DNA/RNA non-specific endonuclease: MTRSATDALVLDRSGIKPKDVTEKVSRTIGLVVPNQQGVNLKPWKKYVTSVDEVERLTGHDFFGNLPDAVQEVIEGKVNEKLS; the protein is encoded by the coding sequence TTGACGAGATCAGCGACAGATGCGCTAGTTCTCGATCGTTCGGGCATCAAGCCAAAAGACGTGACCGAGAAGGTAAGCCGCACGATCGGTCTTGTTGTCCCTAATCAGCAAGGGGTGAACTTGAAGCCCTGGAAGAAGTATGTAACTTCGGTGGATGAAGTTGAGCGGCTGACTGGGCACGATTTTTTCGGGAACCTGCCTGATGCTGTTCAGGAAGTAATTGAAGGGAAAGTCAACGAAAAGCTAAGTTGA